A stretch of DNA from Lodderomyces elongisporus chromosome 4, complete sequence:
TCTAACATTCAATGACATCAAGGGTCATTTGGTTGAATTCGACCTTGAGTTCCATAGATCGTGTTTGCTTTCTTATGCATATAGTCACCAGGTTGATAAACTTCAGACATATATAAAATCTTTATGGAACATTGATTCCAATGGAAAATTAGTTGGCGCAAAACTTTCGCAAGATAGTCATTTGTATCCTGATTACAAGCTTGTTATTACAATATTAGTTGCATTTTCCCATGCCGGAGACTTTTTTTCCGGGGTCAAATATGTCAATGCTTTCCAAAATGAATATGGAGTGCACGGTCAAGTAGGTGCAAAAACACTTTATGAACAGTTGTTTAAGTGGGCCGATGTGAGCACAAACTATACAGAAGAATCAGCACTTAAATATCTTCTCAAGGAAAGCAAATATGCACGAGGACTGGAAATTGAGCTTGAAGATGCCAAGAACGATGCAAATTTCGATTATGATGGATATTTGCAAATGATCAATAGACTCAAGTCTGATCGAAGCTTAATCTTTGACCAACTATGGAAGCTGATGCAATCTTCTGACCCTGATGTGCCATTTTCGACCTCTACATACAAAATATATTTGGAACACTTGAGAGAAGAGCCAGATGAAACAAGACTTTATCATTACTTAGAATGTTTATTGAAGCAGTACAATGCCAATTTCGTTGATCCAGAGTCATTTACAAAAAGATCGGGGTTGGGGTTCACGGTAGTTAAAGATCCGTCAACTGCAATTCATATATATTACCTTGAAGCTATGAAGGATATCATTGACTTGAAAGGGTTCTCCAAAAAATTGGGTCAAATTGAACCCTTGATTGAGAAATGGAGTCTTGATAAGGAGATGGAGGAGGATTTGAGAATATGGTTAGAGGAAAGGCTACCGCTATACAAGGAGAACTTGGAGCAAGAGCGTCAAAAGTTTGAAGAAAACTTGTCGAAAGAAGAGGACtcttttcttgatttgATATAGAattgtaaagaaaaatagttATACTAGAAAGCGGTACATCTAGGGATTATATGTAGCGTGGGTATGAGATGATCATCAGTAGTTTTCTTAGCATATTTCTTTCctctatttctctttttctgtttctctttctctttatccttttttctatcagttctttccatttcttcATGAATGGTAATATTATCGTTAATGTTTGTAGGTTCTAATTTATCAATTAAATGAATTATTTGTTGCACGTGACTAAAGAGTTCAGTAATGTTAATCttctccattttttttgtcttctttctttcattcttccGTTCTCGCTTTCTCTTTAGATACCACGTCGTTGATAGCGTGGTGACTCGAggtgagagagagagagagagagagacgaaaaaaaaatacataaaaaaaaaaaggaatgaaAAACACCAACTGAATAAAGTCGCACAAGTTAATATCAGTTACGATTCAACAACTCAACAACCTCACATATATTGAATTCACTTTATACCAACAGATATACTACGATATATCATAatacacacaaacacacacacacacatacacattttctatatatatacatacatataatataataatagAACTTAACACGCAACTATGGCAGCTGaaggaattgaaaaattaacaGAAGTCCCCGTGGAGTTTTTCAAAGATGGTTCACAATTTGTCAAGAAATGTCAGAAACCAGATCAGAAAGAATACTTTAAGATAATCAAAGCTGTTGGTGTCGGTTTCCTTATGATGGGTGTCGTGGGGTACGCTGTGAAGTTGATTCATATTCCAATTAGATACTTGATTGTTTAGTCTGTTCATAATaattaatttgtttttaatttcaatttattttattttgcttgtATCCttgtttggttttttgttagttttctttctttctttctttctgaTTCGAATTGCAAATTCTACAAACATTTTGTTATTACAGAGTAGAGGACGTTATATTTAAAAAGTGGAGCTCATATGTTTTATAAGGAGGAACCTCTAGCATGATGAAAAAGACTTCTGCACTAGAGTATTCTTTAACACGTAACTGCGCTGGACAGTTGTACTTTGGGGAAAAGTCGCGACGAAAAAAACAGCGTGCGACAATTATTTCTCATCTCTGCATCTCTGCATCTCGAAAcctctttcaattttcagAAAACTCAACCCTAAGCCAAAGGAAGTAAAGACCATACCTTACACACagataaatatatatatatacttatatacacatatttATATAGCACAGGTTTTTGCCACACATACACAATGTCACTGACCTCTGCATTTGTCAAGAAATTGGCATCAAACGACAAGCCCACGCGAGATGCCGCACTTGAGGCTCTTCGCAAATACTTGGCTTCAAAAACACTCAAATCTGGAAACTCGTTATCGTTATTAGACATGGAAAAGTTATGGCGAGGTCTTTACTTTTCCATGTGGTTCTGTGATAGGCCGAAGGCTCAGGAACGTCTCGCTGAAAGCTTGGGTCAATTATACCTGGAAAACATCAAGTCTGTCGAgtcctttcttttgttcacAAAAGCCTTCAACTTGATCATGATTAAAGAATGGGCATCTATTGATCAATGGAGGATAGATAAATATTACCTACTAATCCGTCGTGTATTGAGACACAACTTTCAATATTTAAAGAAGAATCAATGGGATTTAGAATTGGTGAAGAAGTGGACGCAGGTGATGATGGAGACGATATTGAGTGGTGGTGATAAAGTGCCTGTGGCATTGCCCTATCATTTATGCGATATATTCTTGGATGAACTTGAATTGATAATGTTTGCAGATATAGAAGATAGGgaagttgatgaaaatgatcCCGAAGATATGAAGCAAAAATTAGAGGAGTtgaacaaagagaaaattgCAATTGCCAATGAAGTGCCCATTCGGGAACTCATCGAACCATTTACAAAGTTGAGCAAGGAAGCCAAATTAAAGACTTTgagagagaaaacaaaggagGATGTGTTGGATAATGAAAAGTTGGTTGAATGGGGAGTCGTGCGAAATTCTAACGGCAATAAGGGTGGAAACTCGGAGGGTTCtgaagaggatgaagacgacgaagatgaggaagatgaagatgaagaagatgaatggAAAGGGTTTTAAAAACtctgttatttttttactcaTTAAAACTTTACTACTTTAATACATTTAAGTGTTTTAAGTGTTCTAAggcttttgtcttttgtcttttgtcttttgtagAGTCTATAGAGTTTAttaagcaaagaaaagactTGACATGTAAATCAAAATAGTCTTGAATGGTTGCAAAATCTGTATTCATTACGGACATTTTTTTGTATGACTGTTACATAACAACGTCACTTCTCGTTAAGTGTGCAACAGTTATGTACTGGAATACTGCTGCCTATCCCACTAGTACCAGCGATTTAATTTACAACCAAGATATGGATCTCATCTGAATAAGGGTTTCCATAactgtttttttcccaTAAATGTGGTCTGGTGTTTAAGTGTGTTAGAAGTAAATTGCTCCATACAATATTCACTAGAATTGTGTTAAACTTGTTGCGACCGTAAAATATGTTATCTATCGATATATCTCTACAAAATTTGATAAAAGGTCTAATGTGCGAACTTCTACttcctatttatattcttCTATACAAACTTCACTTAATTATTTTCTCCAATCTCctagaaaaaaatggtaGTGACACtaatttctgttttctCACACAATAATATTGGCACCATGCGGCTTATCCAAGTCTCTATATTAcaaccttttctttcctttaataattctttttcttttattattattctttctctttttccttctttagaagaaaaggaggtGGTGATTGGAATAGACATCTAGAGCTGAGATAGGAAACAGAGGTTGATTTAATAAAACAATgtcaaagcaaaaagataGAAGATCAAATAACCCTTATATCCCAAAATATATAGCATCGCGGCCATGGTATCAAGAGAATCAGAATTCCGCTGTAACGGTGAATGAGGAAGAGATAGCTAGTGGAACCGATGGAGCCAATAAAGCCAAGGCAGTTGAGGGAGCCCGTGAATTGGAAGAAACGGAAATGAAATACGAGCATAAAAAAGCAGATGAACAAGATTATCTTTCGCATCATCGAAAGTCAGGAGGAATAGTTGATTACAGTTTGGCACGAGAGGGGCTGGGGATTAATGACGAGTTTGACGGAACTATCAGGAAAGGGACAGAGACAGATGATTACGACACCAAGAGAGATCGATGGTATGGTTATTCGACAGAGGAATGGCTTGAGCAGGTGAAGAAATGGAGAAAGAATAATACAACTGATAATGATGCTCATgtaaacaacaacgacTCTGATGATACAGATTATGAGTTGGAGTTGTACGAACTTGGCTTGGACCGAGACGAAGTGATGAGCAATCGCACCAAACAAGATCCAATGGAGAAGATGCTACGTGATAGACAAGATGTTCCAGCATATATTCATAAGATCAATAGTCGTAAAGATGGAAAGATAActcttgattttgattatgATCCCAAAACTAAACGAAAAGTGAATATTCCCGAAGGGTTTGTTAATGATCAAACCCAGTTTGTGAAAAAGATGAGCGGTGAAGCTCAGAAATTGAGTACTTTGCAACAATTTGCTTGGGAATTggacaaaaaagatttgGAGTCGAGAAGGATTCAGGATTTGATGAATAGCGAGGGTACTACCAGAGCAACGGATTTGGGTAATAGTCTTGAAGCTAGTCCaactttgatgatgatgaaggcAAAGCAAGCAGAGGAAGCTGCTAAGGAGAGATCCATTGccaagagaaagaaattaCTCGAAATGTATTCAAATGATTAACACTGAATGACATTGATTCCCTAATTAACGATACGTTCAATGCAGGAGACGTGTTCAAGAGTACAATAAAACATGATAAGAAAAGtcagaaataaagaaactttttttttctttcttttcctgatcctcctcctcctcctacTACTTCCGCCacacccccccccccccccccccaacaCGCAcccaaatatatatatatatatatcatcACCAGTTACcaaatacaacaaaataTAACACAATATAAAAATACTAGATCAATATCCATCTTTCCCAAGTTGTTAATCTGATATATCTATCATTTTCAAGTAGCTCGAGGAATGGAAGCTCATGAGCAGCTTCCACTAAAAGATTGCCATATCTCCCATTTTGAGTCAAAATTTTGAGCCGATTAAATGACATCAACTTTGCCACTTCTAATTTTCCGTCATATTTATTGAACAATGAGCGCAAGTACACgtctttgcaaagattTTCAGTTGAGAAATAGTACATTAGTTGGCGTTTGATGTGTtcctttttggttttgtgttgtttgtttttgtcgCTGATTGCAATTGGGGATATGGTCAACTGCTCTGAATAAGTACCAAGGGTGTGTGAGTATTGTTGGAATTGGTGATATTGGTGGATGTTTGGAGGCAACTTGTATATAATCACAGGGGTCGGTATTGGGACCATATGCGCTGATGGATGCGGTGGCGTTAACGGTTGTGGTAATGGCAACGTATGTGGCAATGATGCAgattgctgttgttgctgttgttgttgctgttgttgttgctgttgttgttgctgttgttgttgttgttttgagGGTTGTGGTGCTGTTGTAGCTGATGAGTGGTGAAAGAATGATGAGCCCATTGAAGGTATAAATACTGGTGAAGAAACTGCATTTGTCATTATTGCACTTGCTGTTGTTAGAGGTGACTCTATAAATGGTAAACTGCTTGCTGTGAGTGGAAGGAATTCTGGCataaaatttgaatttatTGTGTAAGCATTATGGTCTATACCTGTATGAAAGAAGGGTTTTGCATCCGCTTGATACTTACTGAGTGTATTTGAGGGTTTTGAAAAGTTTTGTCTGTTGACTTGGAGCTTTTCATCCACAGCTATCAACATTTTATCATCACAGTTGGTATTTTGAGAGttgattgatgatttttcaaaagtatCGATACAAATCTGTTTATTTAAAGTAACTCCACAATTGGTCATACCTATAACGTTTTTATCGTAAAGAGCTTCTGGTTCAGCAAACGAATTGATACTCTCGTCGCGGTCGCGGTCGGTGTTGATGTTTGAATCTTTGGCAACATCTGTATTACATAGTAACTTGTTTTCTGACCATGCGTTAAttactggtggtggtgcagGCGCCAATCGGTTTACATTGTGCATTCTCAATTgacaattgaaaattgcTGATTGTTAACTATTTGTgtatttgatttttcaaattagtAAATGGTAATTCAGATTCAATGTCTGTTTAGTTATAATTTCTTGTATGACTTTCTTTCAACGTTTGGTGGAAACAAATTTTTGT
This window harbors:
- the SSS1 gene encoding Sec61p translocation complex subunit (BUSCO:EOG09265PUI) — its product is MAAEGIEKLTEVPVEFFKDGSQFVKKCQKPDQKEYFKIIKAVGVGFLMMGVVGYAVKLIHIPIRYLIV
- a CDS encoding uncharacterized protein (BUSCO:EOG092646C6), encoding MSSTSAFVKKLASNDKPTRDAALEALRKYLASKTLKSGNSLSLLDMEKLWRGLYFSMWFCDRPKAQERLAESLGQLYSENIKSVESFLLFTKAFNLIMIKEWASIDQWRIDKYYLLIRRVLRHNFQYLKKNQWDLELVKKWTQVMMETILSGGDKVPVALPYHLCDIFLDELELIMFADIEDREVDENDPEDMKQKLEELNKEKIAIANEVPIRELIEPFTKLSKEAKLKTLREKTKEDVLDNEKLVEWGVVRNSNGNKGGNSEGSEEDEDDEDEEDEDEEDEWKGF
- the SLU7 gene encoding mRNA splicing protein (BUSCO:EOG09262NNS), producing the protein MSKQKDRRSNNPYIPKYIASRPWYQENQNSAVTVNEEEIASGTDGANKAKAVEGARELEETEMKYEHKKADEQDYLSHHRKSGGIVDYSLAREGSGINDEFDGTIRKGTETDDYDTKRDRWYGYSTEEWLEQVKKWRKNNTTDNDAHVNNNDSDDTDYELELYELGLDRDEVMSNRTKQDPMEKMLRDRQDVPAYIHKINSRKDGKITLDFDYDPKTKRKVNIPEGFVNDQTQFVKKMSGEAQKLSTLQQFAWELDKKDLESRRIQDLMNSEGTTRATDLGNSLEASPTLMMMKAKQAEEAAKERSIAKRKKLLEMYSND